From Bordetella flabilis, the proteins below share one genomic window:
- the map gene encoding type I methionyl aminopeptidase yields MGIVTDPADLDRMRLACQDAARVLDYLTPFVKPGVTTGELDRLALDYLTSELQVKSATVGYAPPGYPPFPGAICTSVNHQVCHGIPGDKVLKNGDVLNIDVTIIKDGWFGDTSRMFYVGEPSILARRLTDVTYECMWLGIRQVRAGATLGDVGHAIQKHAEGNGFSVVREFCGHGVGRRFHEDPQVLHYGKPDTGVKLVPGMIFTIEPMINAGRREIRQLSDGWTVVTRDHSLSAQWEHTVLVTETGYEVLTVSPNMPAPPAFVTENIAVPAA; encoded by the coding sequence ATGGGCATAGTCACCGACCCCGCCGATCTCGACCGCATGCGCCTGGCCTGCCAGGACGCCGCACGCGTACTGGACTACCTGACGCCGTTCGTCAAGCCGGGGGTCACCACCGGCGAACTCGATCGCCTCGCCCTCGACTACCTGACCAGCGAACTGCAGGTCAAGTCGGCGACCGTGGGCTACGCGCCGCCGGGATACCCGCCGTTTCCGGGCGCCATCTGCACCTCGGTGAACCATCAGGTCTGCCACGGCATCCCGGGCGACAAGGTCCTGAAAAACGGGGACGTTTTGAATATCGACGTCACGATCATCAAGGACGGCTGGTTCGGCGACACCAGCCGCATGTTCTATGTGGGGGAGCCGTCCATCCTGGCGCGCCGCCTGACCGACGTCACCTACGAATGCATGTGGCTGGGCATCCGGCAGGTGCGCGCCGGCGCGACGCTCGGCGACGTGGGCCATGCCATCCAGAAGCACGCCGAGGGCAACGGCTTTTCCGTGGTACGCGAATTCTGCGGCCATGGCGTCGGCCGGCGCTTCCATGAGGACCCGCAGGTCCTGCATTACGGCAAGCCGGACACAGGCGTGAAACTGGTCCCCGGCATGATCTTCACCATCGAGCCCATGATCAACGCCGGCCGCCGTGAGATCCGCCAGTTGTCGGACGGCTGGACGGTGGTCACGCGCGACCACAGCCTGTCGGCGCAATGGGAGCACACCGTGCTGGTCACCGAAACCGGCTACGAGGTATTGACGGTGTCGCCCAACATGCCGGCGCCGCCCGCCTTCGTGACCGAAAACATCGCCGTGCCCGCGGCTTGA
- the tsf gene encoding translation elongation factor Ts, whose product MAEITASMVKELREKTDAPMMECKKALTEAQGDLARAEEILRVKLGNKASKAAARVTAEGLIGLYIAPDAKQGAVVEVNCETDFVAKNDDFVAFVNKLAELVATKNPADVAALSELPLQEGTVETTRTALIGKIGENISVRRFQRMETANKLASYVHGGKIGVLVDFNGPDTVGKDLAMHIAATKPKALSAEGVAAADIAAERSVAEQKAAESGKPAEIVAKMVEGSVQKFLKEVTLLSQPFVKNDKQSVEQMLKAEGAGIARFALFIVGEGIEKKTSDFAAEVAAAAAGRA is encoded by the coding sequence ATGGCTGAAATTACCGCCTCGATGGTCAAGGAACTGCGCGAAAAGACCGACGCGCCCATGATGGAATGCAAGAAGGCGCTGACCGAAGCCCAGGGCGATCTGGCTCGCGCCGAGGAAATCCTGCGCGTGAAGCTGGGCAACAAGGCCAGCAAGGCTGCCGCCCGCGTCACGGCCGAGGGCCTGATCGGCCTGTACATCGCCCCCGACGCCAAGCAGGGCGCCGTGGTCGAAGTCAACTGCGAAACGGATTTCGTGGCGAAGAACGACGACTTCGTCGCCTTCGTCAACAAGCTGGCCGAACTGGTCGCCACCAAGAATCCGGCCGACGTGGCCGCGCTGTCCGAGCTGCCCCTGCAAGAAGGCACGGTCGAAACGACGCGTACCGCATTGATCGGCAAGATTGGCGAAAATATCTCGGTGCGTCGCTTCCAGCGCATGGAAACCGCCAACAAACTGGCCAGCTATGTGCACGGCGGCAAGATCGGCGTACTGGTCGATTTCAACGGCCCGGACACGGTAGGCAAGGACCTGGCCATGCACATCGCCGCGACCAAGCCCAAGGCCCTGAGCGCCGAAGGCGTGGCGGCCGCCGATATCGCTGCCGAGCGCTCCGTTGCGGAACAGAAGGCCGCCGAATCGGGCAAGCCGGCCGAAATCGTCGCCAAGATGGTCGAAGGCTCGGTACAGAAATTCCTGAAGGAAGTCACCCTGCTGTCGCAGCCCTTCGTCAAGAATGATAAACAGTCGGTTGAGCAGATGCTGAAGGCCGAAGGCGCCGGCATTGCCCGCTTCGCGCTGTTCATAGTCGGCGAAGGGATCGAAAAGAAGACCAGCGATTTCGCCGCGGAAGTGGCGGCAGCCGCCGCCGGCCGCGCCTGA
- the rpsB gene encoding 30S ribosomal protein S2, whose protein sequence is MSLMREMLEAGVHFGHQTRYWNPKMAPFIFGQRNKIHIINLEQTVNKYVEATKFIKQIAARGGSILFVGTKRAARELIAAEAARAGMPYVDARWLGGMLTNFKTVKTSIKRLKDMEAVVAEGGAERMIKKEGLLFQRELEKLNKAMGGIKDMNGLPDALFVIDVGYHKIAIAEARKLGIPIVAVVDTNHSPDGIDYVIPGNDDSAKAIALYAKGVADAVLEGREQNLNGLVEEPGEGHEEFVEVQDGQA, encoded by the coding sequence ATGTCCCTGATGCGCGAAATGCTCGAAGCCGGTGTCCACTTCGGCCACCAGACCCGTTACTGGAACCCGAAGATGGCGCCGTTCATCTTCGGTCAGCGTAACAAGATTCACATCATCAACCTCGAACAGACCGTCAACAAGTACGTCGAGGCCACCAAGTTCATCAAGCAGATCGCCGCCCGCGGCGGTTCCATCCTCTTCGTCGGCACCAAGCGCGCGGCGCGCGAGCTCATCGCTGCCGAAGCCGCCCGTGCCGGCATGCCCTACGTCGATGCCCGCTGGCTCGGCGGCATGCTGACCAACTTCAAGACGGTCAAGACGTCCATCAAGCGCCTGAAGGACATGGAAGCCGTCGTCGCCGAAGGCGGCGCCGAGCGCATGATCAAGAAGGAAGGCCTGCTGTTCCAGCGCGAACTGGAAAAGCTGAACAAGGCCATGGGCGGAATCAAGGACATGAACGGCCTGCCCGATGCCCTGTTCGTCATCGACGTCGGCTACCACAAGATCGCCATCGCCGAGGCCCGCAAGCTGGGTATCCCGATCGTGGCCGTGGTCGATACCAACCACTCGCCGGACGGCATCGATTACGTCATCCCGGGCAACGATGACTCGGCCAAGGCCATCGCGCTGTACGCCAAGGGCGTCGCCGACGCGGTGCTGGAAGGCCGCGAGCAGAACCTGAACGGCCTGGTGGAAGAGCCCGGCGAAGGCCACGAGGAATTCGTGGAAGTGCAGGACGGACAGGCCTGA